Genomic window (Spiroplasma sabaudiense Ar-1343):
CGGTTTTGTCAGCCACCGTTGAAATTGTTCCTGCTCGAAATACATTGTTTTCTCCAAACATTTCCTTTGTAAAGTTATGTGCTCGAGCTTGATAATCTCCTGAAAAGTTTAAATCGATATCTGGAACTTTATCACCATCAAATCCTAAAAAAGTCTCAAAAGGAATATCGTGACCATCACCAATTAACAAAGCTTTACAATTTGGACAGTGTTGCTTGGGTAAATCATAGCCACACTTTATTTCTGGGGGTGTATTGAAATCTGAAAACTGACACTTTTCACAACGATAATGAGCTTTAAGCGGGTTAACCTCTGTAATTAAACTGGTTGTAGCAACAAAACTAGAACCAACCGATCCTCGAGAACCAACTAAATAACCATCAGCTAAGCTTTGAGTTACTAGTTTGTGTGAAATTCAATAAACAACCGCAAACCCGTGTTTAATAATACTTGAAAGTTCCTTTTCCAATCGTTGAGCAACAATTAAGGGAAGATTTTCACCATATAATTTTTTGGCATTCTGGTAGCACAGATCTGTTAGCATTTTATCAACATTTTCAATTTGAGGAGGATAACTTCCGGTTTTTAGCGGACTAACACTACCATCAATTTCGTTGGCAATTAAATTTGAATTTCTTACAACAATTTCATAAGCTAAGTTGTCATCATTTAAAAATTTAAATTCATCTAACATTTCTTGAGTTGTGCGAAGATGCTGATCTGGGTAATCACTAATTCTTTGTTTGAAATCATAGAGTGGATGACTCGAGCCCCCAAGTCCTTTGGAGTTAATGAAAACTTCGCGAATTGATTTTAATTTTGGATCAACATAATGTGCATCACTTGTTGCTACAATAATTTTTTGACATTTTTTAGTTGCTGTTATAATGAGTTTGATGATTCGTTCAAGTTCTTCATTTGTTAAGTCACTTGTTTGAATTAAATTTTTATAAACGCTTAAAGGTTGAATTTCTACAAAATCGTAATTCAAAATTGCAGCTTCTAAATCAACAATTCGCCCTGTTCGAGCCAAGTCAAATATTTGGCCATTAACACAACCCGAGCCAATTAAGATATTATTTTTTTGACGGAATTCCAATAATTTACTTTGAAATATTTTTGGAGATCCAAAAAAATTAAAAGTATGTGATCACGAGATTAACTTGTAAAGATCTTTTAATCCATCTTGATTTTTAGCCAATACGTTAGTATGATGGCCACGACTTCTAAGATAATTGGTATTATTTTTATTGTCTTCTGGATGAATTGAATTTCAATCTGAATCAGTTGCAATTGTGAAAGTTTTTTTTGCTTCCATTAAAATTCGCTCATAAATTGCTCTTAGAATTTCAGCGTCATAATCACCTCGGTGAGCAATTTTTTCATCATATAAGACTCCAAAATTTTTAGCCACTGTTCCTAATCGGTGGTTTTTAATTTTTGGCAATACCACTCTGGCGATACTTAATGTATCAATCACGGTGTTATTAATTTCCCCAAAACCTAATTTACTAGATCATGACTTTAAAAAGTTAAGGTCGAAATTGGCATTGTGAGCTACCAAAATTGTGTCTTTAATAATTTCCATAATTTCTTTAAACGCTGTTTTAATATCGGGTTTGTCAGCTAACATATCATCTGTTATCCCTGTTAGCTCAGTTGTGAATCGACTCAATTGACGTTCGGGTTTTATTAAAATATCAATTTTTTTTGATTCTCCCGTAGCAGGATTATAAGTAACCGCTCCAAATTCAATTATCTCATCAAACTCAGGTGATAAGCCAGTTGTTTCCAAGTCAAAAAAAACAAATTTTGCTTGGTTAAGGTTTTGATTTTTTGGGTTTTTGACATATCACAAATCATCACTGAGCATTGTCATTTCAACACCATAAATCATTTTCAATTTTTCTGCATCCTGACGATTTTTGTTAATTTTGGCTAATGCCATAGCCGCTTCTGGATAAGCTTGAACATTTAAGTGGTCAGTTAGAGCAATTGCCTTGTGGCCTCATTGAGCTGCATAATTAATAAAATCAGTTATCGAACTAACCCCATCCATGACAGACATTTTAGAGTGAACATGGAGTTCAACTCTTTTTTCATCAGCATGATCTTGGCGAATATTTTCACTTCTTTCCAATTTTTGAAAGTTATCAATATAAAATACGTTGTCCTTACTATAATCATTTCAACGAAGTGATCCTTGAAGTGCGACTCAATCCCCGACTGTTATTAACTCTTCAGTTGCACCTTGGTCCCCATCTACTTCATCAAATGGTGTTGCTACATTGGCAACTCTTTGAAAGTAATTTGCCATCAACGAAGAAGAATCATCAGTTAATGCCAAGGTATATATATTGCGGCCACTTTTAGGAGAAAATTTAATTGCTTTTTTAATAATTCTTCCGTGAATAATTACGTTTTGTGCACTATCCTCAATTTCTTCAAGTCTATTATAAGTTGGTTCTTCAAAATTAATTGTTGATTTTTTAAAAAAAGATTTTTTGTCACCAAATGGTTTTTTAACTACGC
Coding sequences:
- a CDS encoding PolC-type DNA polymerase III — encoded protein: MDQKLQEFFSRINIYLNDSQAQLFSKACLLENPEFDIKKNRANIIIKIVDFLPTNFLIDWEPQLLKNSVIPTKIKFFVENQEYSSDLVWEYFQYIINHKANFKAGFVKTLSLDCFCLEGQTLIITAADETEKQLWTKHKDFYLKKFCDYGFKNLKIIFKINPNAVDLIAQVDDAYKKVNEIVAQKKDTGQTTSFNSVVKKPFGDKKSFFKKSTINFEEPTYNRLEEIEDSAQNVIIHGRIIKKAIKFSPKSGRNIYTLALTDDSSSLMANYFQRVANVATPFDEVDGDQGATEELITVGDWVALQGSLRWNDYSKDNVFYIDNFQKLERSENIRQDHADEKRVELHVHSKMSVMDGVSSITDFINYAAQWGHKAIALTDHLNVQAYPEAAMALAKINKNRQDAEKLKMIYGVEMTMLSDDLWYVKNPKNQNLNQAKFVFFDLETTGLSPEFDEIIEFGAVTYNPATGESKKIDILIKPERQLSRFTTELTGITDDMLADKPDIKTAFKEIMEIIKDTILVAHNANFDLNFLKSWSSKLGFGEINNTVIDTLSIARVVLPKIKNHRLGTVAKNFGVLYDEKIAHRGDYDAEILRAIYERILMEAKKTFTIATDSDWNSIHPEDNKNNTNYLRSRGHHTNVLAKNQDGLKDLYKLISWSHTFNFFGSPKIFQSKLLEFRQKNNILIGSGCVNGQIFDLARTGRIVDLEAAILNYDFVEIQPLSVYKNLIQTSDLTNEELERIIKLIITATKKCQKIIVATSDAHYVDPKLKSIREVFINSKGLGGSSHPLYDFKQRISDYPDQHLRTTQEMLDEFKFLNDDNLAYEIVVRNSNLIANEIDGSVSPLKTGSYPPQIENVDKMLTDLCYQNAKKLYGENLPLIVAQRLEKELSSIIKHGFAVVYWISHKLVTQSLADGYLVGSRGSVGSSFVATTSLITEVNPLKAHYRCEKCQFSDFNTPPEIKCGYDLPKQHCPNCKALLIGDGHDIPFETFLGFDGDKVPDIDLNFSGDYQARAHNFTKEMFGENNVFRAGTISTVADKTAYGYVKAYFEKIYGVDYNPRRVEVERLADLATGVKRTTGQHPGGIVILPAEFEIEDFTPVNYPADDTNSSWLTTHFDFHSIHDNLLKMDILGHVDPTALKMLKDFTGFDPLEIPTNDPEVYKLFSGLESLKIKAEDINGETTGAIGIPEFGTQFVRSMLRETQPKTFADLVQISGLSHGTDVWINNAQGLIKAGEATISSVIGCRDDIMVYLMDKGLDPSMAFAIMESVRKGNGIPKEEWVQEMLNNNVPQWYIDSCLKIKYMFPKAHATAYVLMAYRVAWYKIYYPEEYYATYFSTRADFFDLEAALGGASLVQEKLRDLEVRSNRNENLSTKERALITVYEILLEMFARGIKIQNINFKDSDALNFKIVVDPETHEKVIVPPFNVIDSLGEAVAHSIVNARSEKQFTSINDLRDRTQITKNQIKMFEELQITSSLENDEQMKFDF